The genomic segment AGCTGCTAAAGAGGCTTACCAAAAAGCCATTTCCCTATCGCCAGATTTCGCCGAAGCCTACGCCAACCTCGGCAACATTTACCTACAACACCAAACATGGCAAGCCGCCATCGACAACTATCAAACCGCCATTCGCCTCAATCCCCACTTAGCCGGCGTGTATCGCAACCTAGCCAAACTGTGGCAAGCCACCGGAGACCA from the Geitlerinema sp. PCC 9228 genome contains:
- a CDS encoding tetratricopeptide repeat protein, producing the protein MPSTSDWEKIEQYLQNGQLQVAETQCQTILQQQPENATAYKLLGNIYHQQGNHIAAKEAYQKAISLSPDFAEAYANLGNIYLQHQTWQAAIDNYQTAIRLNPHLAGVYRNLAKLWQATGD